The following proteins are co-located in the bacterium genome:
- a CDS encoding radical SAM protein: MKVLLLYPEYPDTFWSFRHALPFIGKRSAYPPLGLLTVSAMLPPHWERKLVDLNVEKLRDKDIAWADVAFLSAMLVQGPSLAQLIARCRTAGLRTVVGGPVTSADNPSYDGVDHVVRGEAEGIIDELVSDLERGNPRPRYEAAGRADMTRVPPPDLHLARWRRYSAMPIQYSRGCPFSCEFCDVIELFGRTPRTKTADQVLAELEQLHDMGWRGSVFVVDDNFVGNRQDIKALLSRIADWMGRRGNPFSLFTQASINLAEDDELLSLMRAARFNKVFIGIETPSTECNRAAGKMQNVKADLLASVRRIQEHGMEVMGGFIVGFDQDPPEIFEKQIAFIREAAIPISMVGVLIALPNTRLWRRLSEEGRILRQSMGNNTDALLNFIPKMNPDALLAGYRKVLASIYSPSVYFDRAQAMIARLGARPKGRLVFSDYLALFRSFVRQGIIARYRVAYWRFLGKTFFRAPRHLGLAVTLAIMGHHFFILTRRLESKFPLDVPNRKS, translated from the coding sequence ATGAAGGTCCTGTTGCTCTACCCCGAATACCCCGATACGTTCTGGAGCTTCCGCCATGCCCTCCCGTTCATCGGGAAACGGTCCGCTTATCCTCCCCTGGGGCTGCTCACCGTTTCGGCGATGCTTCCACCGCACTGGGAACGGAAACTGGTGGACCTGAACGTGGAGAAGCTCCGCGACAAGGACATCGCCTGGGCCGACGTGGCGTTCCTGAGCGCCATGCTGGTCCAGGGGCCTTCCCTTGCGCAGTTGATCGCCCGGTGCCGGACCGCGGGGCTGCGGACGGTGGTGGGCGGACCGGTCACGAGCGCCGACAACCCCTCGTACGATGGTGTGGACCACGTCGTCCGGGGCGAAGCGGAAGGGATCATCGACGAACTGGTTTCCGACCTGGAACGGGGGAATCCACGCCCCCGATACGAAGCCGCCGGCCGGGCGGACATGACCCGGGTCCCTCCCCCCGACCTGCATCTGGCGCGGTGGAGGCGGTACAGCGCGATGCCCATCCAGTACTCCCGGGGGTGCCCGTTCTCCTGCGAGTTCTGCGATGTCATCGAACTCTTCGGGCGAACCCCCCGTACCAAGACGGCGGACCAGGTACTTGCGGAGCTCGAACAGCTCCACGACATGGGGTGGCGGGGATCGGTATTCGTCGTGGACGACAACTTCGTCGGGAACCGGCAGGACATCAAGGCGCTGCTCTCCCGGATCGCCGATTGGATGGGCCGACGTGGCAACCCCTTCTCGCTGTTCACCCAGGCGTCGATCAACCTGGCCGAAGACGATGAACTGCTCTCCCTGATGCGGGCGGCCCGTTTCAACAAGGTGTTCATAGGGATCGAGACCCCCTCCACGGAATGCAACCGGGCGGCGGGGAAGATGCAGAACGTGAAGGCGGATCTATTGGCGTCCGTGCGGCGCATCCAGGAGCACGGGATGGAAGTGATGGGAGGATTCATCGTCGGCTTCGACCAGGATCCCCCGGAGATCTTCGAGAAGCAGATCGCCTTCATCCGGGAGGCGGCCATCCCCATCTCCATGGTCGGCGTCCTGATCGCGCTTCCCAACACGCGGCTGTGGCGGCGGCTCTCCGAAGAGGGCCGGATCCTGCGGCAGAGCATGGGGAACAACACGGATGCCTTGCTGAATTTCATCCCGAAGATGAATCCCGATGCGCTCCTCGCCGGCTACCGGAAGGTGTTGGCGTCCATCTACAGCCCATCGGTTTATTTCGATCGGGCCCAGGCGATGATCGCCCGGCTGGGCGCCAGGCCGAAAGGCCGCCTGGTCTTTTCGGATTACCTCGCCCTGTTCCGCTCGTTCGTCCGGCAGGGAATCATCGCAAGGTACCGGGTGGCGTACTGGCGTTTCCTCGGAAAAACTTTCTTCCGCGCGCCGAGACACCTTGGGCTGGCGGTCACGCTGGCCATCATGGGCCACCACTTCTTCATCCTGACCCGCCGCCTGGAATCGAAATTTCCTCTTGATGTGCCGAACCGCAAGTCCTGA
- a CDS encoding multidrug efflux RND transporter permease subunit: MFSRFFIERPIFAMVISLIIVIAGLVSMKALPIAQYPSITPVQVTVTAVYPGADSKTVADAVAAPIEAQINGVENMLYMTSTSSSSGQLTVTVYFSLDTDPDIAQVQVQNRVNLAMPQLPDTVVQYGVSVQKKSSNILMIIALFNKDGRYKPDYVSNYANVYVLDAVKRINGAGQAQIFGQADQAMRIWMNPDRMASLGITTTDVQQAVANQNALFSAGQIGQQPTEGIVQQTFPVVTQPQFVQPAEYENIILRSDPDGSAIIRLKDVARAEVGRKQYVDENRLNGAPATILAVYQQPGSNALDVSTAVRKAMVEMKKTMPDGIEYLIALDTTDFVRISIREVLDTLLEAIVLVMLVVYLFLQSFRSTIICTVAIFVALIGTFTGMLALGFSINLLTLFGIVLAIGMVVDDAIVVVENVERNMVKVGLPPREATIKAMEEIGSSLVAVVLVMASVFIPAAFLPGTTGQLYKQFAITIVISVALSGFVALTLTPAMCAMLLRHTTPPQRGFFAWFNRQVDRITVAFGHAVTLIIKRMAVAFVLLAAFIGALVYLFMTMPTSFVPNEDQGYVLAAVVMPDAASLDRTVRTADRVDALFARHPAVLNRTTINGYSLIDGQFKTNAATFFVTLKDFEERYESTARAIKENPRALLQTVYAGSKEIRTGAVIPIAPPAIPGIGTTGGFEFWIQDRASGDPSRLHELTQQVLAKARRRSELTGLNSTFRASSQQMRVEVDRDKAMLLGVPVQDVYKALQAQFGSLTVSQFNQYSRVWNVVLQSDARYRQKPSDITRLYTRSNNGRMVPLSALVTTRYVSGPDLLPHFNGFPAAQVTGSASPGYSSGDAIKAMEEAAREVLPTGYDFAWSGMAYEEKKSGSTSAAAFAFGLLIVFLVLAAQFESWTLPGSVMTAVPFGILGALTLNWLRGLNNDVYFQIGMLVLIGLGAKNAVLRVTFAVDLRKQGLSIMDATIRAGEERLRPIIMTSLAFIFGVMPLALAMGAGANARHSIGTGIIGGMIGETTLAMLYVPLFFYLFDRLSERGKEKKEAKEAAAGRPAVHAGTSGEAPGETPPERREDP, encoded by the coding sequence ATGTTCTCCCGGTTCTTCATCGAACGGCCGATCTTCGCGATGGTCATCTCGCTCATCATCGTCATCGCCGGCCTCGTGTCGATGAAGGCCCTGCCGATCGCGCAGTACCCGTCCATCACGCCGGTGCAGGTGACCGTGACCGCCGTCTACCCGGGCGCCGACTCGAAGACGGTCGCCGACGCCGTCGCCGCCCCCATCGAGGCGCAGATCAACGGCGTCGAGAACATGCTTTACATGACGTCGACGAGCTCGAGCTCCGGCCAGCTCACGGTGACGGTCTACTTCAGCCTCGATACGGATCCCGACATCGCCCAGGTGCAGGTCCAGAACCGGGTCAACCTCGCCATGCCGCAGCTTCCCGACACGGTGGTCCAGTACGGCGTGTCGGTCCAGAAGAAATCGTCCAACATCCTGATGATCATCGCCCTCTTCAACAAGGACGGCCGCTACAAGCCCGACTACGTCAGCAACTACGCGAACGTCTACGTCCTCGACGCCGTCAAGCGGATCAACGGCGCCGGCCAGGCCCAGATCTTCGGCCAGGCGGACCAGGCGATGCGCATCTGGATGAATCCCGACCGGATGGCTTCCCTGGGGATCACGACGACGGACGTCCAGCAGGCGGTCGCCAACCAGAACGCGCTCTTCTCGGCCGGCCAGATCGGCCAGCAGCCGACCGAGGGGATCGTCCAGCAGACCTTCCCGGTCGTGACCCAGCCCCAGTTCGTCCAACCGGCCGAATACGAGAACATCATCCTTCGCTCCGACCCGGACGGCAGCGCGATCATCCGTTTGAAGGACGTCGCCCGCGCCGAAGTAGGCCGCAAGCAGTACGTCGACGAAAACAGGCTGAACGGCGCGCCGGCGACCATCCTCGCGGTCTACCAGCAGCCCGGCTCCAACGCACTCGATGTCTCCACGGCGGTCCGCAAGGCGATGGTGGAGATGAAGAAGACGATGCCGGACGGCATCGAATACCTCATCGCCCTGGACACGACCGATTTCGTCAGGATTTCCATCCGGGAGGTCCTCGATACCCTCCTCGAGGCGATCGTGCTCGTGATGCTGGTCGTCTACCTGTTCCTCCAGAGCTTCCGCTCCACGATCATCTGCACCGTCGCGATCTTCGTGGCGCTGATCGGCACCTTCACCGGCATGCTCGCCCTGGGCTTCTCCATCAACCTGCTCACCCTGTTCGGCATCGTCCTCGCCATCGGTATGGTCGTCGATGACGCGATCGTCGTGGTGGAGAACGTGGAACGGAACATGGTGAAGGTCGGCCTCCCCCCGAGGGAAGCGACGATCAAGGCGATGGAGGAGATCGGCAGCTCGCTCGTCGCCGTGGTGCTCGTCATGGCGTCGGTCTTCATCCCGGCGGCGTTCCTTCCCGGCACGACGGGGCAGCTCTACAAGCAGTTCGCCATCACCATCGTCATTTCCGTCGCCCTCTCGGGATTCGTGGCGCTCACCCTGACCCCGGCGATGTGCGCGATGCTGCTGCGGCACACGACTCCCCCGCAACGCGGCTTCTTCGCCTGGTTCAACCGGCAGGTCGACCGGATCACCGTCGCGTTCGGCCACGCCGTCACCCTCATCATCAAGCGGATGGCCGTGGCGTTCGTGCTGCTCGCCGCCTTCATCGGCGCGCTGGTCTACCTGTTCATGACCATGCCGACGAGCTTCGTCCCGAACGAGGACCAGGGATACGTCCTCGCGGCGGTCGTCATGCCGGATGCCGCGAGCCTCGATCGCACGGTCCGGACCGCGGACCGGGTGGACGCGCTTTTCGCGCGTCACCCGGCGGTCCTGAACCGGACGACGATCAACGGCTACAGCCTGATCGACGGCCAGTTCAAGACCAATGCGGCGACGTTCTTCGTCACGCTGAAGGACTTCGAGGAACGCTACGAGTCGACGGCGCGCGCCATCAAGGAGAACCCCCGCGCGTTGCTTCAGACCGTATACGCAGGGTCGAAGGAGATCCGGACCGGCGCGGTCATCCCGATCGCGCCCCCGGCGATCCCGGGGATCGGAACGACCGGCGGCTTCGAATTCTGGATCCAGGATCGGGCTTCCGGGGATCCGTCCCGCCTCCACGAGCTGACGCAGCAGGTCCTCGCCAAGGCCCGCAGGCGATCCGAGCTGACCGGCCTGAACAGCACGTTCCGCGCTTCTTCGCAGCAGATGCGGGTCGAGGTCGATCGGGACAAGGCGATGCTCCTCGGCGTCCCCGTCCAGGACGTGTACAAGGCGCTCCAGGCGCAGTTCGGCTCGCTCACCGTCAGCCAGTTCAATCAGTACAGCCGCGTCTGGAACGTCGTGCTCCAGTCGGATGCCCGGTACCGCCAGAAGCCGTCCGACATCACCCGCCTGTACACCCGGTCCAACAACGGCCGGATGGTTCCCCTCTCGGCCCTCGTCACGACGCGGTACGTCTCCGGCCCCGACCTTCTGCCCCATTTCAACGGCTTCCCCGCGGCCCAGGTCACCGGAAGCGCCTCGCCGGGATACAGCTCGGGCGACGCGATCAAGGCGATGGAGGAAGCGGCGCGCGAGGTCCTGCCGACCGGGTACGACTTCGCCTGGTCGGGCATGGCGTACGAGGAGAAGAAATCGGGAAGCACGTCGGCGGCCGCCTTCGCCTTCGGCCTCCTCATCGTATTCCTCGTGCTGGCCGCCCAGTTCGAATCGTGGACCCTCCCCGGCTCCGTCATGACGGCGGTCCCGTTCGGGATCCTCGGCGCCCTGACGTTGAACTGGCTGCGGGGCTTGAACAACGACGTCTACTTCCAGATCGGGATGCTCGTCCTGATCGGCCTGGGCGCCAAGAACGCCGTGTTGCGGGTCACGTTCGCCGTCGACCTGCGGAAGCAGGGGCTATCGATCATGGACGCGACGATCCGGGCCGGCGAGGAGCGGCTGCGGCCGATCATCATGACGTCGCTCGCCTTCATCTTCGGCGTGATGCCGCTCGCCCTCGCCATGGGGGCCGGGGCGAACGCCCGCCACTCCATCGGCACGGGGATCATCGGGGGCATGATCGGCGAGACGACGCTGGCGATGCTCTACGTGCCGCTGTTCTTCTACCTTTTCGACCGGCTGAGCGAGCGGGGGAAGGAGAAGAAAGAGGCGAAGGAAGCCGCGGCGGGGCGGCCCGCGGTACACGCCGGGACGTCCGGCGAGGCCCCGGGCGAGACGCCTCCCGAGCGGCGGGAGGATCCCTGA
- a CDS encoding efflux transporter outer membrane subunit, with the protein MRRSVAIASLLLLAGCAVGPDYRRPVVDVPDAFRCSEKDARDAANIDWWREYRDPVLDALIADALANNKDVKIATANIEQAAGIVLQARASLFPQVGYTGDAARQRASEKNATPIPSGVSNPQTALSLFAGASWEIDLWGRMRRLSEAARANLLASEEARRGVILSLVAAVADNYLQLRGLDEQSSIARRTLAVYGESVRIFELKHKHGQVSRMNVEQARTQYESAASAIPQIEAEIARTENALSLLLGRNPGPIARGKSIHELALPAIPAAIPSRVLERRPDIAQGEQNLIAANAQIGAAKALYFPAISLTGNHGRASAELSDLFKGPARTWSFSGSITGPIFTAGSIAGQVRQAEAVRKGALLAYEATIQNAFADVENSLSDRARIAEQLEAQERLVAAAREYTRLARLQYDGGYSPYLAVIQAQEQLFPAELNHAKYRASLFTSYVNIYKAMGGGWIAGPAPAGSPPESHAPDHR; encoded by the coding sequence ATGCGCCGGTCCGTCGCCATCGCATCGCTTCTCCTTCTGGCCGGCTGCGCGGTCGGCCCCGACTACCGTCGCCCCGTCGTGGACGTTCCGGACGCGTTCCGCTGCTCGGAGAAGGACGCGCGGGATGCCGCGAACATCGACTGGTGGCGGGAGTACCGGGACCCGGTGCTCGATGCCCTCATCGCCGATGCCCTGGCCAACAACAAGGACGTCAAGATCGCGACGGCGAACATCGAGCAGGCGGCGGGGATCGTCCTCCAGGCCCGCGCCTCCCTGTTTCCCCAGGTCGGCTACACCGGGGACGCCGCACGGCAGCGGGCCAGCGAAAAGAACGCCACGCCGATACCCTCCGGCGTCTCCAACCCGCAGACGGCCCTCTCGCTCTTCGCCGGCGCATCCTGGGAGATCGACCTATGGGGCCGCATGCGGCGACTATCCGAGGCGGCGCGTGCGAACCTGCTCGCCTCCGAGGAGGCCCGCCGTGGCGTGATCCTCTCCCTTGTCGCCGCGGTGGCGGACAACTACCTTCAACTTCGCGGCCTGGACGAGCAGTCCTCGATCGCAAGGCGGACACTGGCCGTGTACGGCGAGTCCGTCAGGATTTTCGAGCTGAAGCACAAGCACGGCCAGGTATCCAGGATGAACGTCGAGCAGGCACGCACCCAGTACGAAAGCGCCGCGTCGGCGATTCCGCAGATCGAAGCGGAGATCGCCCGGACGGAGAACGCGCTGTCCCTTCTCCTTGGGCGAAATCCCGGCCCCATCGCCCGCGGCAAGTCCATCCACGAACTTGCGCTTCCCGCCATTCCCGCCGCGATCCCGTCCCGCGTGCTCGAACGGCGGCCGGATATCGCCCAGGGCGAGCAGAACCTGATCGCCGCCAATGCGCAGATCGGGGCGGCAAAAGCCCTTTATTTCCCGGCCATTTCACTTACCGGCAACCATGGCCGGGCAAGCGCCGAGCTGTCCGATCTTTTCAAGGGGCCGGCACGGACGTGGAGCTTTTCCGGATCGATCACCGGACCGATTTTCACCGCCGGGTCGATCGCCGGCCAGGTTCGACAGGCCGAGGCGGTCCGGAAGGGCGCGCTCCTCGCGTACGAGGCCACGATACAGAACGCTTTCGCGGATGTGGAAAACTCGCTGTCCGACCGCGCCAGGATCGCGGAGCAGCTCGAGGCCCAGGAACGTCTTGTCGCGGCGGCCAGGGAATATACCCGGCTTGCCCGACTCCAGTACGACGGCGGCTATTCGCCCTATCTCGCGGTCATCCAGGCCCAGGAACAACTGTTCCCCGCCGAGTTGAACCACGCCAAGTACCGCGCTTCGCTGTTCACGTCGTACGTCAACATCTACAAGGCGATGGGCGGCGGCTGGATCGCCGGGCCGGCCCCCGCCGGATCACCGCCGGAATCCCACGCCCCGGATCATCGCTGA
- a CDS encoding MFS transporter: MPIISKRDIVTLFSARIIRLFCYGFLSVVLALYLAQAGMIERQIGLLFSFTLAGDAGITLWLTTSADRIGRKRTLVIGALLMLGAGVVFIVTRDIYLLLAAAIIGVISPSGNEIGPFLSVEQAALTQLLPNEKRTQAFAWYNLAGSFATATGALAGGWLSQALRIHGWSELDAYRSVLGGYALGGLVLVLLFLSLSRDVEAAASSRAEPTPRVLGLHRSRNVVMRLSALFALDAFAGGLIVQAMIAYWFHVRFGVDAGIIGSIFFGANLLAGLSALLAARLANRIGLINTMVFTHIPSNILLILVPLMPTLPLAVAVLLVRFSISQMDVPTRQSYTMAVVSPDERSAASGVTTIARSLGAAISPSLTGFLFAVPALLSAPFYLAGGLKIVYDVLLYRDFRAMKPPEES; this comes from the coding sequence ATGCCGATAATATCGAAGCGCGACATCGTCACCCTTTTCTCCGCGCGCATCATCCGGCTCTTCTGCTACGGATTCCTCTCGGTCGTCCTCGCGCTATATCTCGCGCAGGCCGGCATGATCGAACGGCAGATCGGCCTGCTCTTCTCCTTCACCCTCGCGGGTGACGCGGGGATCACGCTCTGGCTGACCACCTCCGCCGACCGTATCGGGCGCAAGCGCACGCTGGTCATCGGCGCGCTGCTGATGCTGGGCGCGGGCGTCGTCTTCATCGTCACCCGCGACATCTACCTGCTCCTGGCCGCCGCCATCATCGGCGTCATCAGTCCGAGCGGCAACGAGATCGGCCCGTTCCTGTCCGTCGAACAGGCCGCCTTGACGCAACTCCTGCCGAACGAAAAACGCACGCAGGCGTTCGCCTGGTACAACCTCGCGGGATCCTTCGCGACCGCGACGGGCGCCCTGGCGGGAGGCTGGCTGTCGCAGGCGTTGCGAATCCACGGGTGGTCCGAGCTGGACGCCTATCGCTCCGTCCTGGGGGGGTATGCGCTGGGAGGACTCGTCCTCGTCCTCCTTTTCCTCAGCCTCTCGCGGGACGTCGAAGCGGCCGCGTCCTCCCGGGCCGAACCCACCCCGCGCGTGCTCGGTCTCCATCGTTCGCGAAACGTGGTCATGCGGCTCAGCGCCCTGTTCGCCCTGGACGCATTCGCCGGCGGGCTGATCGTGCAGGCAATGATCGCGTACTGGTTCCATGTCCGGTTCGGGGTCGACGCGGGCATCATCGGGTCGATCTTCTTCGGGGCGAACCTGCTGGCGGGGCTCTCGGCGTTGCTGGCGGCGAGGCTTGCGAACCGGATCGGCTTGATCAACACGATGGTCTTCACGCACATCCCGTCGAATATATTGCTGATCCTCGTTCCGCTCATGCCGACGCTTCCGTTGGCGGTCGCGGTACTGCTGGTTCGGTTCAGCATCTCGCAGATGGACGTGCCGACCCGTCAATCGTACACGATGGCGGTCGTATCGCCCGATGAGCGTTCCGCGGCGTCGGGAGTGACGACGATCGCGCGATCCCTTGGGGCGGCGATCTCCCCTTCCCTGACGGGGTTCCTGTTCGCCGTTCCCGCCTTGCTCAGCGCTCCCTTCTACCTGGCGGGCGGATTGAAAATCGTCTACGACGTCCTGCTCTACCGGGATTTCCGAGCGATGAAACCCCCCGAGGAGAGCTGA
- a CDS encoding AsmA family protein, producing MGVSPSIGIQIDADAGGSPGKRMARKRNIALFAAGGFFALLILAAVSLVLFVDVNAHKPRLEAALSDALGMEVRIGGRLGVGLFPGFHITVEDVRIRNRGADVASAKQTFLGIELSPLLHKEIRVVKIGMRRPRISIDQDRDGKFNFETPEGETGRKVSEGAEGMRFSLDVAKISLSDAALFYTDNNTGEALEAGVFNLEVSRLQFTGGKNADHPVHLSFAAEFACKEFRKGSLAVSDLKLRIEGKDGLYKIHPVTAARLAYSGPGGKVIADRIALGVDNLAVGGGGKADFFRRISFSGTAGVGAIRTEGLVVSDLKSAVAGKDGVFDLNPVTMRLFGGDGSGNLRADLSGAVPRYHVRYSLSKFRIEEFFKALSPKKAAEGTLSLSAILSMQGKTANEMKRTADGEVSLRGENLTLNGIDLDLVFNRYEASQSFNLVDVGAFFIAGPFAPLITKGYDFASLFRGSGGSSRIRTLLSDWTVEHGVARAKDVAMATNEHRIALRGSLDFVNERFNDVTVAVVDGKGCVKVRQKIRGPFRKPEVEKVSILQSVAGPVLKVLKQAKKLLGGRCEVFYAGSVAPPK from the coding sequence ATGGGAGTATCGCCTTCGATCGGAATCCAGATCGACGCCGACGCCGGCGGCAGCCCGGGGAAACGGATGGCCAGAAAACGGAATATCGCCCTCTTCGCGGCCGGGGGGTTCTTTGCGCTTCTCATCCTTGCCGCGGTCTCGCTGGTTCTCTTCGTGGATGTGAACGCGCACAAGCCCCGGCTGGAGGCGGCCCTTTCAGACGCCCTTGGGATGGAAGTCCGCATCGGCGGCAGGCTGGGGGTCGGCCTCTTCCCGGGCTTCCATATCACGGTGGAGGATGTGCGCATCCGGAACCGGGGGGCGGACGTCGCCTCCGCGAAGCAGACCTTCCTCGGAATCGAGCTTTCCCCCCTCCTCCACAAGGAAATCCGGGTTGTAAAGATCGGGATGAGACGGCCCCGGATCTCCATCGATCAAGACCGCGACGGAAAATTCAACTTCGAGACACCGGAGGGGGAAACCGGGAGGAAAGTCTCCGAGGGGGCCGAGGGGATGCGATTCTCCCTGGACGTGGCGAAAATATCCCTCTCGGACGCCGCCCTCTTCTACACGGATAATAATACCGGGGAAGCACTCGAGGCCGGGGTCTTCAACCTGGAAGTGAGCCGCCTGCAGTTCACCGGAGGGAAGAACGCGGACCACCCGGTGCACCTTTCCTTTGCGGCGGAGTTCGCCTGCAAGGAGTTCCGCAAGGGGAGCCTTGCGGTCTCGGACCTGAAACTCCGGATCGAGGGGAAGGACGGACTGTACAAGATTCACCCCGTCACGGCGGCCCGGCTCGCCTATTCCGGACCCGGCGGGAAAGTGATCGCGGACCGGATCGCCCTGGGCGTGGACAACCTCGCCGTCGGGGGCGGCGGCAAGGCCGACTTTTTCCGCAGGATTTCCTTTTCGGGGACCGCCGGGGTCGGAGCGATCCGGACAGAGGGCCTCGTCGTCTCCGACCTGAAGTCCGCCGTGGCCGGGAAGGACGGCGTCTTCGATCTGAATCCGGTTACGATGCGCCTCTTCGGAGGGGATGGATCGGGAAATCTCCGCGCGGACCTTTCGGGCGCCGTCCCCCGTTACCACGTCCGCTACTCCCTGTCGAAGTTCCGCATCGAGGAATTCTTCAAGGCCCTGTCGCCGAAGAAGGCCGCGGAAGGGACGCTGAGCCTCTCCGCCATCCTGTCGATGCAGGGAAAGACCGCGAACGAGATGAAGCGGACCGCGGACGGGGAGGTCTCCCTTCGGGGAGAGAACCTGACGCTCAACGGCATCGACCTCGACCTGGTGTTCAACCGATATGAGGCCAGCCAGAGTTTCAACCTCGTCGACGTGGGCGCCTTCTTCATCGCCGGCCCCTTCGCCCCGCTGATCACGAAGGGATATGACTTCGCGAGCCTCTTCCGGGGATCCGGCGGAAGCAGCAGGATCCGGACGCTCCTCTCCGACTGGACGGTCGAACACGGCGTTGCGCGGGCGAAAGACGTGGCCATGGCGACGAACGAGCACCGGATCGCACTCAGGGGAAGCCTCGATTTCGTCAACGAACGGTTCAACGATGTCACCGTAGCGGTGGTCGACGGGAAAGGATGCGTCAAGGTGCGCCAGAAGATCCGCGGCCCTTTCCGGAAACCGGAGGTGGAGAAGGTGAGCATCCTCCAATCCGTCGCAGGGCCGGTGCTCAAGGTGTTGAAGCAGGCGAAAAAACTCCTGGGGGGCCGGTGCGAAGTTTTCTATGCCGGCTCGGTGGCGCCGCCGAAATGA
- a CDS encoding metallophosphoesterase: protein MFGTILILAATLMHVYVFGRAASVPFVKRHIPRNLLVGAGVLLWIVVFAARFHGRDGSAGVSMMLESIGMTWLGMLFLTSLSLLAMDLLTGFGVLLPRRAPSLRGWALVAGGLLSATALVQGFRPPTVEEYEVRLPGLPGPMDGMVLVAMSDLHIGSVLEERWLRARVEQVRALRPDLVVLLGDLFEGHGPPRNGAIPVLGTLSAPLGVWAVPGNHESHGGGDNPLLQVEKAGIRVLRNRWVEIRPGLVLAGVENLATGRRTGNGDEKIARALSGRPPGAAILLSHMPWQAERAAAAGAGLMLSGHTHGGQIWPFGYLTRTAFPLLDGEYDVGGMKVIVCRGTGLWGMRMRLWRPGQILRITLRTPVSRPVRGAAVSPSRGSSAPS, encoded by the coding sequence GTGTTCGGAACCATCCTCATCCTCGCCGCCACCCTGATGCACGTCTACGTCTTCGGGCGCGCCGCGTCCGTGCCGTTCGTGAAGCGGCACATTCCACGAAATCTCCTCGTCGGGGCGGGAGTGCTCCTCTGGATCGTCGTATTCGCCGCCCGCTTCCATGGACGCGACGGTTCCGCCGGCGTGTCGATGATGCTGGAGTCGATCGGCATGACGTGGCTGGGGATGCTGTTCCTGACGTCCCTTTCCCTTCTCGCGATGGATCTCCTGACCGGCTTCGGCGTCCTGCTTCCCCGGCGTGCCCCTTCCCTGCGGGGCTGGGCGCTGGTCGCCGGCGGGCTGCTCTCCGCGACCGCCCTCGTCCAGGGGTTCCGTCCGCCGACCGTGGAAGAGTACGAGGTGCGTCTTCCCGGCCTCCCCGGGCCGATGGACGGCATGGTGCTCGTCGCGATGTCCGACCTGCACATCGGCTCGGTGCTCGAAGAACGGTGGCTCCGGGCCCGGGTCGAACAGGTACGCGCATTGCGGCCCGACCTCGTCGTCCTGCTCGGCGACCTCTTCGAGGGACACGGGCCGCCCCGGAATGGCGCGATCCCGGTCCTGGGAACGCTTTCCGCCCCGCTGGGCGTCTGGGCCGTCCCCGGAAACCACGAATCCCACGGGGGCGGGGACAACCCCCTGCTCCAGGTCGAGAAGGCCGGGATCCGGGTGCTGCGAAACCGTTGGGTCGAGATCCGCCCCGGCCTGGTCCTTGCGGGTGTCGAGAATCTCGCCACCGGCCGCCGGACGGGAAACGGGGACGAAAAGATCGCCCGGGCGTTGTCGGGGCGGCCTCCGGGCGCCGCCATCCTCTTGTCCCATATGCCCTGGCAGGCGGAAAGGGCGGCGGCCGCCGGAGCGGGCCTGATGCTCAGCGGCCACACCCACGGCGGGCAGATCTGGCCCTTCGGCTACCTGACGCGCACCGCTTTCCCCCTCCTTGACGGGGAGTACGACGTGGGTGGAATGAAGGTCATCGTCTGCCGGGGCACCGGCCTGTGGGGGATGCGGATGCGCCTCTGGCGGCCCGGTCAGATCCTGCGGATCACGTTGCGGACGCCCGTGTCTCGTCCCGTTCGTGGCGCCGCTGTTTCTCCATCACGAGGCTCGTCAGCTCCTTCTTGA